The following is a genomic window from Coturnix japonica isolate 7356 chromosome 26, Coturnix japonica 2.1, whole genome shotgun sequence.
NNNNNNNNNNNNNNNNNNNNNNNNNNNNNNNNNNNNNNNNNNNNNNNNNNNNNNNNNNNNNNNNNNNNNNNNNNNNNNNNNNNNNNNNNNNNNNNNNNNNNNNNNNNNNNNNNNNNNNNNNNNNNNNNNNNNNNNNNNNNNNNNNNNNNNNNNNNNNNNNNNNNNNNNNNNNNNNNNNNNNNNNNNNNNNNNNNNNNNNNNNNNNNNNNNNNNNNNNNNNNNNNNNNNNNNNNNNNNNNNNNNNNNNNNNNNNNNNNNNNNNNNNNNNNNNNNNNNNNNNNNNNNNNNNNNNNNNNNNNNNNNNNNNNNNNNNNNNNNNNNNNNNNNNNNNNNNNNNNNNNNNNNNNNNNNNNNNNNNNNNNNNNNNNNNNNNNNNNNNNNNNNNNNNNNNNNNNNNNNNNNNNNNNNNNNNNNNNNNNNNNNNNNNNNNNNNNNNNNNNNNNNNCAGTGCCCTGTATGGCACAGCTGGATGGAACCAGTGCCCTGTATGGCACAGCTGGATGGGGACCAGTGCCCTGTATGGCACAGCTGGATGGGGACCAGTGCCCTGTATGGCACAGCTGGATGGGAACCAGTGCCCTGTATGGCACAGCTGGATGGGTTTAATGGGGACATGGTGCCATAGCCACTGAGGAGTGGCCACTGTGTATGGGGGGGTAGACCCATACACATACAAAGACCCCTGGGGGGCCATTGGTGCCCCCACatccctgctcagccccacacattCAGTGggtccctgctgctggctctgggtTCTGTGCACATCACAGTGCTCAGCTGTCATGgggtgctgctcagtgccacgCATGGTGCTccctgctcccagggctggtTTTAACCCTTACCATGATCCTTTTAATGGCCCTGGAGGTGTGTGGTGCTATGGGGACACGGATGTAGGCAGAGATGGGGCAGACCTTGCCCAGTGCTGGACGCAcggagctgggagcagcacagctctgttaTATGCATGGTGGGATTCTgttcccagcagggctggagatggaggagagcagcaagGGGAGCAAGAAACTGGACGCCATGACGCTGATCAAGGAAGGTAAGCTgctcattttggggtgaaatcccTCCGTTTTGGGGCTGCGCTGACCCACCTGCACCCTGCAGACATGTCCATCTTCGGCCACTGCCCGGCGCACGATGAGTTCTACCTGGTGGTGTGCAACCACTGCAGCCAGGTGGTGAAGCCACAGGCCTTCCAGAAGCACTGCGGTGAGctgggggggtatggggggggtaTGGGTTGATATGGGGGGCTGTAGGGCTGATATGGGGCTGTTCCATGGGCAGAACGGCGGCACGGCCCGCTCAGCAAGCTGTACTCCAAGTGCCACGCCATCAATGGGCAGCCAGCAGGTAAAGCACCGCGGGACAAGGGGCCGGCAGCACgcagcagggctcagcctctgcctgagaaagcacagaaggacAACAACCTCTGGTGAGCACATGGGGGTCTCTATGCCCAACACCCCCCCCTTAACACCCCCCTGGTGCTGCCCACCCCTCTCTGACCCTCTGTTTCTCCTCAGCCTGTTCATGCCGGTGGTCAACCTGGAGAAGATCCCCAGCTTCCCCAAGCCGGAGGGGCTCAAAACGGCCCCTAAGACCCCCCCCAAAGTGCCCGCAGCACcaccagcccccagccccacggAGCCCCCAGGGAGACCCTCCCCCgcgccgcctccgccgcccAAAGAGCCccctggggtggggggggaccCGCTGCCACCCCCCCCTGTGCTTAAAACAGGGGAGAAGGAGCCGGGGGTCTGCAGGCCGCCCCCCAGGGCACACAAGAAGCTGAACCGTGAGTCCCATcgtgctgcaggatgggggggggttattGCTGTGGGGTGGGCAATGGGATGGGTAAGTGTGTCCCTGTGTGCCCAAAGGTGGCACATCTGGGGGTGCTGGACCCcactgtggggtgggggggggctgtgaTCCATCGGGTCCGTGGTCCTTAAGGGTCTGGGGTCTGTGCCCACAGGGAAGGAGTGTGACCTGAACCGGCAGTGTGGTGTGCTGAACCCCGACACCAAGAAGGTCTGCACCCGCCTGCTCACCTGCAAGGTAGCACCAAGAGCAGCGTGGCAATGGGGGCTTGGCCCCTCATGGGTGCTGGGGGGTCTCCCATTCGGGAGGGGACACCTGTGTggtgtgacccccccccccttcctcacCCCACAGATCCACTCCGTGCACCAGCGGCGCGAGGTGCAGGGCCGTGCCAAGGACTTTGACGTGCTGGTGGCCGAGCTGAAGGCCAGCTCCCGCCGTGAGACCCCGAAGGAGAAGAGCCCCCCCAGGAAGGACCCCCCCGGCACCGAGCCGCCCACCCCCCCTGCACTGCCACAGCCCCCCGCCGCCCCTCCTGGTGCATCGCCCTGCTGCCCCAGAcccccccatgcccactgcccGCCCCCCAGGTGAGCACCCGCTGCCCCCCAtctctgcccccccccagccGTGCCTCCCCCCATCTCTCACCACCCATCTCCTGCACAGGGCTCGTCTCTCCTCCGACAGCGACCCTGAGGAGGGCGACGGGGGGCTGTTCCCCTTCCCCCTGCCCAAGGAGGGGGGCAGCCGGGGGTCCAGCGAGGACAGCgaggaggagggggctgctGAGGACCCCCACCACCCTGACTGCCACTACGCCGCCCGCCCACCGCGGCCACAAGCGGTGAGTTGGGNNNNNNNNNNNNNNNNNNNNNNNNNNNNNNNNNNNNNNNNNNNNNNNNNNNNNNNNNNNNNNNNNNNNNNNNNNNNNNNNNNNNNNNNNNNNNNNNNNNNNNNNNNNNNNNNNNNNNNNNNNNNNNNNNNNNNNNNNNNNNNNNNNNNNNNNNNNNNNNNNNNNNNNNNNNNNNNNNNNNNNNNNNNNNNNNNNNNNNNNNNNNNNNNNNNNNNNNNNNNNNNNNNNNNNNNNNNNNNNNNNNNNNNNNNNNNNNNNNNNNNNNNNNNNNNNNNNNNNNNNNNNNNNNNNNNNNNNNNNNNNNNNNNNNNNNNNNNNNNNNNNNNNNNNNNNNNNNNNNNNNNNNNNNNNNNNNNNNNNNNNNNNNNNNNNNNNNNNNNNNNNNNNNNNNNNNNNNNNNNNNNNNNNNNNNNNNNNNNNNNNNNNNNNNNNNNNNNNNNNNNNNNNNNNNNNNNNNNNNNNNNNNNNNNNNNNNNNNNNNNNNNNNNNNNNNNNNNNNNNNNNNNNNNNNNNNNNNNNNNNNNNNNNNNNNNNNNNNNNNNNNNNNNNNNNNNNNNNNNNNNNNNNNNNNNNNNNNNNNNNNNNNNNNNNNNNNNNNNNNNNNNNNNNNNNNNNNNNNNNNNNNNNNNNNNNNNNNNNNNNNNNNNNNNNNNNNNNNNNNNNNNNNNNNNNNNNNNNNNNNNNNNNNNNNNNNNNNNNNNNNNNNNNNNNNNNNNNNNNNNNNNNNNNNNNNNNNNNNNNNNNNNNNNNNNNNNNNNNNNNNNNNNNNNNNNNNNNNNNNNNAGGGACGCGGGTCTCCGCtctccgcccccccccccccccccccccccccccccccccccccccccccccccccccccaccccacgcTCGGACCCCCCCGGCTCCCACCGGTCCCCGTGACGGCCGCGTCCCCGCCGGCATCAACTACACGGTGGGATCCCCGCACGCCGCCGCCGCCTGCAGCCAACCGGATTCCGGGGGGGGCGGCAGCCAGTCCATCACGTCCCCGCTGCCGGCCAACATCCCGTCGCCGTCGTTCAGCAAGTTGCCTTCCACCAAGGCCAGCAAATCCTCCCGAGCCAAGGAAGCGGCCGCCGGGACGGAACCGGACTCGGTCGCTCGGAAACGCAAACAACCGCTGGGGGCGGCCGCCAGCCCCCCCTACAAACGGACCTGCTCCGGGGACGGGGCCAAAAGCAAAAGCTCCCCCTGCCGGGTCTCGCCCCCCCCCGGTAAAACGAAAAGCTCCGCCGTGTCGGCGCTCAACGGCTCCGTGTGTGCGGGCAGCAGGATGAAGCGAGCGCTGCCCCCGGACTGCCGGCCCCCCCCGGAGCCGCGGGGCTCCCCGTTACACGGGGTCGGGatccccccgccccccccccgctGTATTTCGGAGGATGAGGTGAAGAAACGCAAGAACTCGGCCACCTATTGCCGGCCCTCCAAGCCCAAACACGCCgcccccccgcccgcccccagccccgcgACCCCCGACCTGGGCTGCTCCGTCCGTAGGAAGAAGCCGGGAGGTGCCCTGGGCTTCGAGGAGAAACGGAGCGTCCTGAAGGtaagggatggggggggggtatgGGTGTACCCCAGTTATGGGTGTACCCCAGTTATGGGTGTACCCCCAGTTATGGGTGTACCCCAGTTATGGGTGGGAGATGACAGGAGAAACGGGGAGGACCCCATCGGGATGTCCTGAACTATGAGGCcaaggggttgggggggggNNNNNNNNNNNNNNNNNNNNNNNNNNNNNNNNNNNNNNNNNNNNNNNNNNNNNNNNNNNNNNNNNNNNNNNNNNNNNNNNNNNNNNNNNNNNNNNNNNNNNNNNNNNNNNNNNNNNNNNNNNNNNNNNNNNNNNNNNNNNNNNNNNNNNNNNNNNNNNNNNNNNNNNNNNNNNNNNNNNNNNNNNNNNNNNNNNNNNNNNNNNNNNNNNNNNNNNNNNNNNNNNNNNNNNNNNNNNNNNNNNNNNNNNNNNNNNNNNNNNNNNNNNNNNNNNNNNNNNNNNNNNNNNNNNNNNNNNNNNNNNNNNNNNNNNNNNNNNNNNNNNNNNNNNNNNNNNNNNNNNNNNNNNNNNNNNNNNNNNNNNNNNNNNNNNNNNNNNNNNNNNNNNNNNNNNNNNNNNNNNNNNNNNNNNNNNNNNNNNNNNNNNNNNNNNNNNNNNNNNNNNNNNNNNNNNNNNNNNNNNNNNNNNNNNNNNNNNNNNNNNNNNNNNNNNNNNNNNNNNNNNNNNNNNNNNNNNNNNNNNNNNNNNNNNNNNNNNNNNNNNNNNNNNNNNNNNNNNNNNNNNNNNNNNNNNNNNNNNNNNNNNNNNNNNNNNNNNNNNNNNNNNNNNNNNNNNNNNNNNNNNNNNNNNNNNNNNNNNNNNNNNNNNNNNNNNNNNNNNNNNNNNNNNNNNNNNNNNNNNNNNNNNNNNNNNNNNNNNNNNNNNNNNNNNNNNNNNNNNNGCAGAGTGGGGCGGGGGTCTCCGTCGCGTTGTGAGACACGCTGGGGAGCGCTCGGTTCTTTATTGTCAGCGATGCAGCAGCGCGACGCCGGCTGAAGCTGAGGACACAGACACggggggagctgtggggtcagGTGTGGGGCGGGGGCACTTCCCTCCCTGGGATCCCCCCCGGTGGGGGGCGGCTGTGCCCCCCCCAGGACGGCCccaaggaggggggggggctcagctGGTGCTGTGGCTCATTGGAAAGGGGTTGCGCCCCATAGCCAACCCCCCCTCTGGTGTGGGCGGCAGCTGTGGCCTCGGGGGGGTCATGCTTcccgggggggggggtcatGCGTCACGATCAACATGCGGGAGGCAGCGCTGTGCGGGGGGGGCGTCCACGCAGCAGGGACCCCCGTGTGCTCGGATGCTGTCACCGGTGGGGGTCCCACGGCATCCTGacccccggggggggggggctccacGTCACAGCATCCCCACCGCAGTCCTCACATCCCTCGTGCTCTGCAGAGCCGGGGGGGTGTCCAAACCCCCCCTACACCACGATGGGGGTGTCAGAGAACACCGAGCTGACCGAGTCCGGATCCGACACCTTCCTCTGCGCCCGGGGTCCCTCCCTCGGTGCCCCCCCCACCACCGCCGCCACGGGTGGGCTCCCCCCCGCTTTGTACCTCCCGTTCTGCCCCCCCGGCGCGGCGCGGTGCCCGGCGATGCGGGGCCTCGTGGGGGGCTGAGGTTCCCCGACGTTGTGGTTGGGGGTCGCGCTGAGCACGGACGAATTGAGGCTGTCGTCgcgggggggggcggcgggtTTCTCGGCGCTTCGGCAGCAGCAGCGACACGGGGTGAGGTACAGGTAGATGAGCACCAGCACCACGCTGAGGATGCAGCCCACCAGCGTGGTGTAGGCGGTGTTGAGCCCGTCGTGGGGGCCGTGCAGGGTGAAGTTGTGCACCAGCAGCTCCACGTACAGCGTCTCGTTGAACGCCGGGCCCCACACGCGACACGCGTACGTCCCTCCGTCCTCCGGCCGCACGGCCCggagctgcaggctgccgtCGGCCAACACGGCCGCGCTGCCGTTACCCCCCTCCTCGCCCACCCCGTCCCCCCCCGGTGTCACCCAGTGCCGGCCGTGCACCGCCCGCACGCGGCTGTCGCAGCCCAACGTGACGCCGTCCCCCAGGTACGCCTCCAGCACGGCTTCTCTGGCCTCGCTGCAGTTGAGCAGCTCTCGGGACCCCAAGTCCAGGATGGGCACCGGAGCCCGGCCCGGCGCGGCGGGCAGCTGGCAGCGCAGCTCCTCCTGGAAGTCCAGCACCGCGCTCAGCCGCCGGTGCCGGCCCCGGGCGAGCAGCTGGAACAGCGGGCAGTCGCAGCCCAGCGGGTTGCCGTGCACGTACAGGCGGTCGCGGAGCCAGGCGGGCAGCGCCTGCAGCTCGACGGCCGGCAGGGAACGGAGCCGGTTGGACGACAGGTCGAGCAGCGAGAGCTGAGCCGGGCGGCTGCCGTCACGGAGCAGCTCCAAAGGGAAACGAGAGATGTGGTTCCGACCCAAATAGAGCTTGCGGAGCCGGCCCAGGTTGTCGAACGCGGAGCGATCGACGGCGGAGATCTCGTTGTTGtagagcagcagcacctccagctccGGGAGGTCGCTGAACAGGTTCTCGTCCAGCGCTCGGAGCCGGTTGGACGACAGGTCCAGGTGCCGGAGGTGCGGGACGTGCGTGAACGCCTCGGTGGAGACGAAGGCCAGGCCGttatggggcagcagcagcgagTGCAGGTGGGGCAGGCGGCCCGGAGCCCAGTCGGCCCGGAGCCGGCTGATGTTGTTGTGGCTCAGGTCCAGGACGGCGGCGAATCGCGGCAGCGGGGCCGGCACGGAGCTGAGCGAGGCCTGGGAGCAGCTCAGGATGTTGGAGGCGCAGACGCAGCGAGTGGGGCAGAGCCCGACGGACGGCACCGCCAGCACCGCCAGCACCGCCAGCACCGGGACCGGCaccgggaccgggaccgggaccggCACCGCCATGGTACCGCCGGACGGGGGGCCTGGGGGTCACGGCGTGCGGAACCGCGGCATGGCACGGGGCGGCTGCGGCGCCGGTGTCAGCGCATGGAGAGCTCCCGGTGCCGGTGTCACGGCGTGGCGGTGTCCCGACACCCGGTATCACACCGAGCCATGTCCTGACCCGCCGCAGTCACGGCTCACCCGCTGTCACCCCCCCGGTCCCGTTATCACGGCGCAGCCCGGCCGTGTTACCGACCGTGTTACCGGCCGTGTTACCGACCGTGTTACCGGCCGGTTCCGTTCCCCCCCGCCGCTCCGGGCCCGGTACCGCCGCACCACGTGATCCGACCCGACCCAACCCCGCCCCCCGCGGAGGATGCTGCCCTGcttccctccaccccccccccccccccccccccccccccgggtGTTACCGGAGCCTGAGTCGATGCGGAACGAACCGAGCCGAGCCGAACCGAACCGGACTgagccgaaccgaaccgaaccgaaccgaaccgagccGGGCCGAGCCGGGCCGAGCCGGGCCGAGCCGCAGCGACCGAGACCCGGGACGGCGCCCAGGGGGCGGAACCGACGCCGCGACCCCCGCGCACGGAGCGCTGCCATTGGCTGCCGCCCCGAAACACGCGGCCAATCGCGGCTGCGTCCGCTTAACCCCTCGGAGCCCGGCCCCAgcatcaccatcatcaccatcatccccatcatcaccatcatccatcatcaccatcatcaccatcatcaccatcatccccatcatcaccatcatccccatcatcaccatcatcaccatcatccccatcatccccatcatccccatcatccccatcccatcccagccctgtccccatgtccatccccatctctctgtccccatcccatccccatcctagTTCTGCCCCTTGTCCCCACTTCTGGCCCTATCCCATCTCAGTATCCCCATTCCTATTTATATCCCATCCCTATTCCCACCCCACAActcaccccatccccatagatacatagataccccatagataccccatccccatagataccccatagataccccatcctcaccccatcctcaccccatccccattcccaactacctcccatccccatcccttcaTTCATCCCATctccaccccaccccacccccatcccccatcCTCATTCCAGCTCTATTCCCTCTCATTTTGGGGCCTGGAATAgataaacacataaataaattatgccacccccccacccccccggccccatttctgccccatccccatccccatcccatcccatcccatccccatccccatccccatccccatccccatcccatccccatccccatccccatcctcatccctacccccatctccatcc
Proteins encoded in this region:
- the ATXN7L2 gene encoding ataxin-7-like protein 2, which encodes MGQTLPSAGRTELGAAQLCYMHGGILFPAGLEMEESSKGSKKLDAMTLIKEDMSIFGHCPAHDEFYLVVCNHCSQVVKPQAFQKHCERRHGPLSKLYSKCHAINGQPAGKAPRDKGPAARSRAQPLPEKAQKDNNLCLFMPVVNLEKIPSFPKPEGLKTAPKTPPKVPAAPPAPSPTEPPGRPSPAPPPPPKEPPGVGGDPLPPPPVLKTGEKEPGVCRPPPRAHKKLNRKECDLNRQCGVLNPDTKKVCTRLLTCKIHSVHQRREVQGRAKDFDVLVAELKASSRRETPKEKSPPRKDPPGTEPPTPPALPQPPAAPPGASPCCPRPPHAHCPPPRARLSSDSDPEEGDGGLFPFPLPKEGGSRGSSEDSEEEGAAEDPHHPDCHYAARPPRPQAPPHARTPPAPTGPRDGRVPAGINYTVGSPHAAAACSQPDSGGGGSQSITSPLPANIPSPSFSKLPSTKASKSSRAKEAAAGTEPDSVARKRKQPLGAAASPPYKRTCSGDGAKSKSSPCRVSPPPGKTKSSAVSALNGSVCAGSRMKRALPPDCRPPPEPRGSPLHGVGIPPPPPRCISEDEVKKRKNSATYCRPSKPKHAAPPPAPSPATPDLGCSVRRKKPGGALGFEEKRSVLKVRDGGGVWVYPSYGCTPVMGVPPVMGVPQLWVGDDRRNGEDPIGMS
- the AMIGO1 gene encoding amphoterin-induced protein 1; its protein translation is MAVPVPVPVPVPVPVLAVLAVLAVPSVGLCPTRCVCASNILSCSQASLSSVPAPLPRFAAVLDLSHNNISRLRADWAPGRLPHLHSLLLPHNGLAFVSTEAFTHVPHLRHLDLSSNRLRALDENLFSDLPELEVLLLYNNEISAVDRSAFDNLGRLRKLYLGRNHISRFPLELLRDGSRPAQLSLLDLSSNRLRSLPAVELQALPAWLRDRLYVHGNPLGCDCPLFQLLARGRHRRLSAVLDFQEELRCQLPAAPGRAPVPILDLGSRELLNCSEAREAVLEAYLGDGVTLGCDSRVRAVHGRHWVTPGGDGVGEEGGNGSAAVLADGSLQLRAVRPEDGGTYACRVWGPAFNETLYVELLVHNFTLHGPHDGLNTAYTTLVGCILSVVLVLIYLYLTPCRCCCRSAEKPAAPPRDDSLNSSVLSATPNHNVGEPQPPTRPRIAGHRAAPGGQNGRYKAGGSPPVAAVVGGAPREGPRAQRKVSDPDSVSSVFSDTPIVV